In the genome of Acaryochloris thomasi RCC1774, one region contains:
- a CDS encoding type II toxin-antitoxin system VapC family toxin has product MYILDTNHLSVLDRGGTSAQRLFQQLATINPSEVTTTIISYEEQMRGWLSYLAKAKTIEQQVNGYNQLKRQLANYCTIPVLEFDEAAAQKFHHLKQQYPRLGSMDLKIAAIASVQGAILLTRNSRDFSQITGLSIEDWT; this is encoded by the coding sequence ATGTACATCCTCGATACCAATCACCTGAGCGTTCTAGATCGGGGAGGCACCTCAGCACAACGGCTATTTCAGCAATTAGCAACCATCAACCCCTCAGAAGTAACGACGACAATTATCAGCTATGAAGAGCAGATGCGAGGTTGGCTGAGTTACCTTGCCAAAGCAAAGACGATTGAGCAGCAAGTGAATGGATACAACCAGCTTAAGCGCCAATTGGCAAACTATTGCACTATTCCAGTCCTTGAGTTTGATGAAGCTGCGGCACAGAAATTTCATCACCTCAAACAGCAATATCCTAGGTTAGGATCGATGGATCTGAAAATTGCAGCAATCGCCTCTGTCCAGGGGGCAATCTTGCTAACCCGAAACAGTCGTGATTTCAGCCAGATTACAGGCTTGTCCATCGAAGACTGGACGTGA
- a CDS encoding DUF411 domain-containing protein: MASNLLKQPWLRFGAAILVAGGVGIGVYSMVAPTDVQHQAIADTLPPEARQITAYRSPTCGCCGEWVKHMQAQGFQVEDNIVEDMDGVKREHNVPEDLASCHTAVANSYVIEGHIPAADVKRLLTEKPDVVGIAVPGMPIGSPGMESGNVKEPYTVFSFDRAGQTTAFAEHNS, translated from the coding sequence ATGGCAAGCAATCTTTTAAAGCAACCTTGGCTGCGCTTTGGGGCTGCGATTCTGGTCGCAGGTGGCGTTGGCATCGGCGTTTACAGCATGGTTGCACCTACTGATGTTCAGCATCAAGCGATCGCAGACACCCTCCCCCCTGAAGCACGTCAAATCACGGCCTACCGCAGCCCCACCTGTGGCTGTTGTGGAGAATGGGTCAAACACATGCAGGCTCAGGGGTTCCAGGTTGAGGACAATATTGTCGAGGATATGGACGGTGTGAAGCGGGAGCATAATGTCCCTGAAGATCTTGCCTCCTGTCATACTGCAGTCGCAAATAGCTACGTGATCGAAGGTCACATTCCTGCGGCTGACGTGAAGCGACTGCTAACTGAGAAGCCTGATGTGGTGGGCATTGCTGTTCCTGGAATGCCGATTGGATCGCCGGGGATGGAATCGGGGAATGTCAAAGAACCCTACACGGTTTTTTCCTTTGATCGGGCCGGACAAACCACAGCATTTGCAGAACATAACTCCTAA